The Maridesulfovibrio hydrothermalis AM13 = DSM 14728 DNA window TCAGACAGATATCTTTTCACACACAGCCTGAACACTGCAATTTTAAGCGCCCTTCTTGGTAGATACATGGAACTATCAAGAGATACGGTTAAAGAACTTTTTATTGCTGCCATGCTTATGAATATAGGACAAGTATGGATGCAGCCGGACCTTTTCAAAAAAAAAGGGAAACTGTCTCTCAGTGAATTTTCAACTATAAAAAAACATCCTGAAAGCGGCAGTATTTATCTCACTGAGCAAAACGATATTCCAGACAGCATAGTCAAAGCAGTTTTATCTCACCATGAAAAATATGACGGTTCTGGATACCCATATGGTATTTCGGGAAATGACATTCCGCAGTATGCCCGTATAATTTCCATATGTGACTCTTATGATGCAATGACATCTGACAGACCGTATAGAGAGGCTCTAACGCCCAACACGGCAATCAAACACCTTTACACGATGACCAGCACGTCTTTCCATCCGCGATATCTGGAAAGCTTCATAAAATGCATTGGAATATATCCGGTGGGTTGCTTTGTAAAACTTTCAGACGGACGATACGGCGTGGTAGTAACCAACACGCCCAAGGCCCCGCTGCTGCCTCAAGTCAAAGTAGTATTTGACCGCAAATTCCGTGCAATTCAGCCTGAATTTCTAGACCTTTCAAAAATATCAGGTGAAATTAAAGGTGGGAATCTGGAGATAGTTGAATGTATCCATCCAAAGACATTCAAACTGGAACTGGACAGATTTCTCTGGTAAGTACGCTCAGCTTAAACAAAAATTATTTCCACCTGCTCTGCATAGCATTTAAGCTCGTTCAATAAAGTATATACCTGCCGCTTTCTTTTATCAGCAGCAGAAATTTCAATACCCCGCCCTATCTCGGCAAGTTGGTTGAAGCCATAATTAAGAGCTGATCCTTTTATATTGTGACCTATCCGCAACACATCCGTCAGGTTATCACATTTAAGTGCCGTCTCAAGATCCTTTATTTCTCTATAAGTATTATCCATAAACCCCGGAATGAGCACTTCCAGATCTTTACTTATCTCTTCAGTAATTTTGCCTGCCATACGCCGCCTCCCCATATAACTTATAGAAAATAATAATCATTTATATTTTATTATGTAGTTAGCCATATCATATCTTAAAATAATTATAAGTCAAAAATTTATACTTTGTATTAAAGCAGGTAAGCATCAGGGCGTTGCACCGTAGCCGTTAAAACGTTTACCAAAAAAAAGCTCCCTCCCCATTAAGCGCGTCAATTGTGCTTTAATCCGAATTCAAGGCCCCCTTAAAGGTGGAGTTTGCATCCTGAACACAGAGTTATCCAAAAACAACAAAAGGCATTGCCCCGAAAGACAATGCCTTTATTACGTTCCAGTATACCTAAATCTTAAAAAAATCTAAGTATTCACATATGTTTAATCTTCGAGCTGCTGAATTCCATCAAGTTTCCACATGACTTCATTACCGCCATCCCTGACAAAATGCCACACTTCACGAACCTGTGAAGGCTGGGACTGAGAAGGATCTTCTCTAAGCAGAACATCATAGTACACAGTCGCGAAAGTCTTGGAGCCTTCTTCTTTTGCTTCAAGCAATCTGGCGTTAACCATCATGATATCTGTCTGAGAAGGACCCGGATCTTCCTGAGCCTGCTGTTTGATCTCATTCAGCACAGCAGGAGTTGCAAACTGTGCGATATCATTCATATCACGGATATCCCACGCCTTCTGGAGGCGATTGTACACAGCTTTTGCACCTTCGAGAAACTCCTCTTCGTCAAAGCCTGCGGGCACGCTGACAACAGGTCCGGTCTGCTGCTCTTCTGCTCCGGAAGCGGCATTGCCACCAGCGGGTTTAGAAGAAAGATGATCCCACGCACCCTGAGAAGCTTCTTCTCTGCGGGCATATGGATCGTTATTCATATTTTGTGCAGGCTGAGCAGAGGTAGGACCTCTGGTAAAATTGCCTTGCCTGTGTGTCTGATCAGAACTTTGCTTACGCGACTTGAAAAACCTGAAAGCAAGATAAGCCAGCAAGCCGAGAATCAGGATGTTGAAAAATCCACCTCCTCCGCCCATTCCGCCGAATCCTCCCAGCATAGAGCCGAGAAATGTTCCTGCAAGAAGTCCACCGAGCATTCCCATGCCCGGACGAGCAATGCCGCCCTGCTGCTTATTAGCCCCGGCTCCCTGCCTCTGAGTGGTAGCAGTTGAAGTCGGCTTCTTAAAAGATTTAGAAAAAGATGGCTTGCTGCCGAAGGATCTACCGCCTCCCATTCTTTTGGCATCCGCATCACCGGCCATAACAGCAAGCAGACAAAAAAGAGTTAGCGGAAGAACCAAGTACCCGAGTAGTTTCATCTAATACCTCATATTCGTTAAATTAAAAAAACCGCGACTAAAAGCCGCAGCTACATAAGTAATAACGTATTAACCCCATGTCCAGTGATATCGGTCACTATTCGAGCGATTTTTTCAAAAATTTCAGTTCAACCATGGCTTCTCTGATTTTGATAACATCGATCGGCTTGGTCAAATAAACTGTGGCTCCGCCTTTGTAATATGCTTCCATCACATTTGCAGGATCCCCCAGAGCAGTAGTCATCATTACCCGAACCTCTAATTTAGGGGTAATTCCATGTTCTTTTTCGAGCTTGCGGATTTCCTCAAGAGCTTCAATCCCGTTCATCTCGGGCATCATTATATCCATGCAGATCAGATCGAATCTCTCCCCCGACTCAAGAGCCTGCTTAAAAGATGCTACAGCTTCGATGCCGTTTTCAGCAAGAGCACATTCCCCGTAGCTTTCCATGACATGAGACATATATTTTCTGCTGGCAAGCTCATCTTCTGCAATTAAAATTTTCATAATCTACTCCATCAATTAAAACCAAATTACTTAAGATCTTTAAATTAAATCACAGCACAACTAATCTGGCAAGCTTCCAGCTAAATATTTTCAGCCTGACGGAATATCTTGCAGAGAGTGAAAATGAAATGTACTTATTCGCAAAAAAACATAACAGGAAATTTTCATGATACAATCTATTTCTTCTGTATTTTCAATTATATCAGGCAAATATGACTCCAACCCGCACTGGGATCACTGGCCTTTCGGTCCCGGTTACGGAGACTTCTGGGCTTCAGCATTAAAAATGCTCTTTGTGGCTGCCATTCTTGGCGCAATTATCCTTTTTCTAAGGTTTCTTTTCGGCCCTAAAGGCATGCTCAGAGATGAAGAACTGGACCGCGAAGCAGCTGAAATGCGCGAAAAAGATCTTCAGGATCTGGAACAGGAATACAAGGATGGAAAGATTTCAGATATTGATTACAAATTCAAAAAGAAAAGAATATTACATTAAAATATATGCAGGATTTCAAGAACATCTTCCATAATTTCACTGCTCCATATATACAGGATGCAAGCATTAACAAGCGGTCTGATTTTCAACTTAAATTAGACCATTCGCTTGATGTGCTTGAAAACAGCATAGGATTATGCCGTTCTTTAAATCTTGGTACGGAGCTGACTGAACTGGCGCAGATAGCGGCACTTTTTCATGACACCGGCCGCTTTCCCCAGTACAGTCAGTATGGCACTTTCAGAGATGTAGACTCATGCAATCATGCCACTCTCGGTGTACGCCATATATTAAAAAACAAACTGCTGGAACAGGTTCCAATCACCTCGCGCAAAATAGTGCTAGGCGCAATTGCTTTACATAATCGAAACCGTATTCCTGACAACCTTCCTGAAAGTATTAAACTGATCACTCAAATTGTCAGGGACTCGGACAAAATTGATATTATGAAAATTCTACTTTTTCATATGGAAAAAGTTGAATCGGGCGGAACTGTTACTCTTAATGGACTGCAAGAGATACCCGACAAAATTTCACCGGCAATTCTGCGCTCTGTTGAAGAAAAACAACAGGCTTCATACCTCGATATGCAGTGCCTGAACGACTTCCGCCTGTTGCTGCTGAGCTGGGTTTATGATTTTAACTTCAAATGGTCCAGACAGCAGATGCTTAAATGTGGATACCTTGATCAGATATTCTCACAACTACCCAAAAGCCCTGATATTACCAAGCTTTACAAACCAATCACAGAACAGCTTAACTCTTGATTGAATTTGTGGGATAATAAACAGAAATTTGGCCTTGTCATTTGATAATTTATTCTTACTTATTCGAAGTAGCTTTTTATAAACCAAGTCAACATCACAACGGATAGCTAGAAATGACCGAAACCAACTACGATATTATCATATTGGGAGCAGGCCCTGCCGGCCTGCAAGCAGCAATTCACTCCGCACGAAAAGGTCTGAAAGTTCTGATTCTCGGTAAAAACGATAAAAGCAGTCTCTGGTGGGCTCACATAGAGAACTTTTGTTGTACGCTTGAAATTTCAGGTGAACAGATTCTCAAAACAGGTCAGCAGCAGGCTGAAAGTTTCGGAGCTTTATTTTTTAATGAAGATGTACTCAAAATAGTCGCGCCGGACCTCATGTCCGCGGATGGCAACGTCTTTACTATTCAGACCGAAACCAAGGTATTCAAGACCAAAGCGATCATCATCTGCACCGGAACCACACGCAACAAACTCGGCGTTCCCGGTGAGAAAGATCTTTTCGGCAAAGGTGTAAGCTATTGCGTTGAGTGTGACGGAAACTTTTTCAGAAACGAAGAGGTCGCCGTTGTCGGCGGTGAAAGCGCAGCAGCAGGCGGCGCACTGCACCTTACTCACCTTGCATCCAAAGTTCATCTGGTTTCAAAAACATTCAACTTTGCGCCGGAATTGATGGAACGCCTGAAAAATGAAAACATCATTATTCACGAAGGTGCTGAAGTCGAAAAAATTACCGGAACAAGCGGCGTTGACGGACTTGTACTTAAAGATGGTAATAAGCTGGATGTAACCGGAGTGTTTATTGAACTGGGCGCCAAGGGCGTAATGTCTCTGGCTGCTGAACTTGGAATATCGCTTGATGACTCCATGAAGTTCATTGAAACAGACAAGCAACAACGCACCAATGTCCCCGGAATATTCGCAGCAGGCGATATCTGCGGCCCGCCCCTCCAGATGGCAAAAGCTGTGGGTGAAGGTTGTGTTGCAGGACTCAGCGCAGCAAAATTTGTGCGCAGAACCTAAGCAGGCTCGCAGAATTTAATTGATTATAAAAATTGAAAAGCGGTTCCATCTATCTGATGGAGCCGCTTTTTTATGCGCTTCGTATTTTTTATTGAAGATTTCACCATCAACAACGATGGGACAAAACAAGCTCCAGCGTGAATTATCTGCTCAATTCTTACAGATATTAAAAACCTATTTGCGTGATGAATAAATATAGTTGGGATACAAAACAGCCTTGCCGGTAAATTCACCTGCTACATCATCAGGAACAGCGCCGACAGTGGCTATAATGTTAAAACCCAGTTTTTGTAACCCGCGCCGAACCTCTTCATTGTAATTCAGATCAGCAGGATAGTTTGGAGGCATCATATATAAACTTTTCCAGCCTGAAAAACCTGCCTTAGAAAGATTCTCCATTACCGGAATCCGAACAGCCTCACCTCTATGTGAAATGATAAAAACCGGAACATTGCGGGACAAAAGAAATTCGAACAATGCAACCGAAGGTTCAATCGCCGGCAAACGACTTAAAATAATATGAGAATATAAATCCTTGCGCGCAGCAGAATTATCTGAAAAGCCCTGCTTCCTGCGGGCGTTGTATGTTGAAAGAAGAACATCTTCAACCGACATGACTACGGCCGGATACCGCACTTTCCCGTTAATGGCTGCCTTGACCCGTCTGGCAATACTTTTAGCCAGCACATTAACATCCTTATAATATTCACCGCTTTCATGATAATCGATAATATCATTTTTAGCCTGCGGCAGTGATATCATCGCCCCCGGCTTTATTGCGCTTCTGGACTTACCGGAAACGCACCCCGCGAGGCTGAATAAAATCAACATGATACAGAAAAGGCGTAAGATCAAAACGGTACTCCTTGCTTAAACCTCAATTGATGCAACATGCATGAGAATTACCACAATGAGCTTACGCCCGACAAGGCAGATAATTAGAACTATTTGGATTTTCGAATAAAAACAAACGCCCCAGCAATTGCAGTAAACGGTGCAACAGTAACCAGCCCGAAGCTGCCCACCAGAGTCTTAAGCACCTCGGCCGATACATAGACAAAATTAAATGTATTGATAAGCGGCACACCCTGCGCCATAAAAGCCATCATTAATGTTATAAAACCGCCGGAATAAGCCAGCAGCAAAGTTGTTGTCATAGTCCCGACAACAGCCCTGCCTACCCGTATGCCTGATGCAAGAGCTTCCATAGTAGAAATATCAGGATTGGCCATGACAACCTCATCCATACTTGCAGCAACATCCATAGCAAGATCCATGACCGCTCCGGAACAGGCCAGAAAGACTGCCGCAACATAAATCTTTGTCAAATCAAGATGTCCGAACCCTGAATACAAAAGTGTCTCAGCAAACGGCATTACTGCTCCATGTAAATGCAATTCCCCCGTAAAATATATAGCCAGCATACAGCTGGTGAAAACACCTAAAAATGATCCTAAAAATGCGACCACCCCTTTTCGGTTTAGCCCTGCAACCATGAAGATGATGACTGCACATAGGCCCGTGACCACTCCAAGAGTCAACCAGACCGGATCAGCCCCTTTTAGCAAGCCGGGAATAAGCACTTTCCAAAGCACTAAAGCTGTAAACATAAATGAAAACAAAGCCTTGGCTCCGGTCCAGCCGCCGAAGGCAAGCAAAAGAAACGCAAACAGAGCCAGCATGGCAACTTCAAGCCCTATTCGATAATGATCCTGAGGATTGACAAAAAGCACATTTCCATCCGCATCCAGAGATAAAACAGTCAAGACTTCATCGCCGCGTTTGAAAATTTTGTCTTTATCCATTTGTCCCAGAAGCTCGTTTGTCCCTCTAAGCACCTGCCCTGCAAACTCTCCTTCAAGTACCTCTAAAGTGACATATTGCGGCCCCGTTTTAACCATACCGAACTGCTGAACCTCTGAATCATCCACTCCCACAACTTCAGCCCGGCATCGCACGGCGTTATCGGCAATCCGGTTATCAAAATCAGTAGGAATGAAATATAAAACAGTAGTAAGCAGTGCAAAAATTGCTACTAAAATAAATTCTCTGTTCTTTAATATTGAAGGCATACTCTGGTTTTGTAATAGGTTTTATCTACATGTTTTTTTTACTGAATATTTAAAAAGCGGAGCACTGTTAAGTGCCCCGCCCCGCTTTCTATTATCTGACAGAAGCCTAGTTGACGGCTACTTTCACTTTGCTGTTTTTGGAATAAACTTTAGGAGCAATACCCATGATGGACATAAGCTTGTATGCCACATCAACATTGTCATAATACCCGTTGAAAGAATCAGAGCCTACGCCCATTGCAGAGGTTGCAACAGGTACTCCTGTGTGCTTGAAAGAGGTCCAGCCGAGTCCGGCATTGTTATTGAGAACATGAGTGATACTTACAGTCAAAGGATCATAACCTCCGTAAAGATTATATAATTCAGGATCTTTAAACTTTTTTTCACCCTTCATGGTGCGGGCATATGCATCTTTGAGCATAGCAAGCTGGTAACCTTTAACGACCATAGGATTCTTTTTAGCATCGCCATCAAACTCAAGTCCGAAAAAGTGAGTAATGGTGGGTTGAAAGAATTCAAAGCTTGCACCATTTTTGTGCTCCTTTTTCCAGAGCTTCACAACTTCATCAGAGAACTTCTGAAACGACACGTCCTGCGGCTTGAGGGCATTAAAATGGGAAGCATACTTGGTTCCGGCAAAGCCGAGAGTAAGCCCGCCACATTCATGGTCGCCGGTAACAACGATAAGGGTTTCCTTCGGATGTTTTTTAGCAAATTCAACTGCTTTTTTAACGGAATCATCAAAAGATATAGTGTTATGAATAAAAGCAGCAGCATCGTTGGCATGGCAGGCCCAGTCAATTTTTCCGCCTTCAACCATCAGAAAAAATCCCTCAGGATTGTCGAGCATTTCGATCGCCTTGCCAGTGAATTCAGGAAGAGTAATATCTTCCGGCCCCATATCCATAGCATAAGGAAGGGCCTTGGAATCCTGAAGCCAGTTATTCCATGAAATAACCTTACCATCCGCAGGTTTAAGAGCCAGAAACTCATCTTTATCAGTAACAACTTTGTAGCCGGCAGTCTTGATGACCTCAAGAGCGTCACCTTTAAAATTCCTACTGTTCTTCTTTTTATTTAATGGATCTTTAAGTCCTCCACCGCCAAAAAAATCAAAACCACTTTCAGCGAGAGCTATGTCAATATCGTAATATTGCCCGCGGGTAGGAACATGAGCGTAAAATGCGGCAGGTGTTGCGTGGTCAATTGATACACTGGAAACAATTCCAACCTTTTTACCCGAAGCTTTAGCCATTTCAGCAATGGATTTAACATGATTTTGCCCGGGGTCCATACCGAGCATGCCTATATTTGTTTTCTGACCACTGGCAAGTGATGTCGCTGCGGCTGCGGAACCG harbors:
- a CDS encoding HD-GYP domain-containing protein — encoded protein: MLEKIKTTHLQVGMFIVCSATGTASLPPNLANEYISSKDDITSILRHNISEVLIDSSKSLRPKNFPQTSYSEEILFAREAYSNVLNCINKMYKVIKNKEQLEIGEYAAEVDPLLESIERNNSASASLTVLAQSDRYLFTHSLNTAILSALLGRYMELSRDTVKELFIAAMLMNIGQVWMQPDLFKKKGKLSLSEFSTIKKHPESGSIYLTEQNDIPDSIVKAVLSHHEKYDGSGYPYGISGNDIPQYARIISICDSYDAMTSDRPYREALTPNTAIKHLYTMTSTSFHPRYLESFIKCIGIYPVGCFVKLSDGRYGVVVTNTPKAPLLPQVKVVFDRKFRAIQPEFLDLSKISGEIKGGNLEIVECIHPKTFKLELDRFLW
- a CDS encoding Hpt domain-containing protein encodes the protein MAGKITEEISKDLEVLIPGFMDNTYREIKDLETALKCDNLTDVLRIGHNIKGSALNYGFNQLAEIGRGIEISAADKRKRQVYTLLNELKCYAEQVEIIFV
- a CDS encoding Tim44 domain-containing protein; protein product: MKLLGYLVLPLTLFCLLAVMAGDADAKRMGGGRSFGSKPSFSKSFKKPTSTATTQRQGAGANKQQGGIARPGMGMLGGLLAGTFLGSMLGGFGGMGGGGGFFNILILGLLAYLAFRFFKSRKQSSDQTHRQGNFTRGPTSAQPAQNMNNDPYARREEASQGAWDHLSSKPAGGNAASGAEEQQTGPVVSVPAGFDEEEFLEGAKAVYNRLQKAWDIRDMNDIAQFATPAVLNEIKQQAQEDPGPSQTDIMMVNARLLEAKEEGSKTFATVYYDVLLREDPSQSQPSQVREVWHFVRDGGNEVMWKLDGIQQLED
- a CDS encoding response regulator, which codes for MKILIAEDELASRKYMSHVMESYGECALAENGIEAVASFKQALESGERFDLICMDIMMPEMNGIEALEEIRKLEKEHGITPKLEVRVMMTTALGDPANVMEAYYKGGATVYLTKPIDVIKIREAMVELKFLKKSLE
- a CDS encoding HD domain-containing protein; this encodes MQDFKNIFHNFTAPYIQDASINKRSDFQLKLDHSLDVLENSIGLCRSLNLGTELTELAQIAALFHDTGRFPQYSQYGTFRDVDSCNHATLGVRHILKNKLLEQVPITSRKIVLGAIALHNRNRIPDNLPESIKLITQIVRDSDKIDIMKILLFHMEKVESGGTVTLNGLQEIPDKISPAILRSVEEKQQASYLDMQCLNDFRLLLLSWVYDFNFKWSRQQMLKCGYLDQIFSQLPKSPDITKLYKPITEQLNS
- a CDS encoding NAD(P)/FAD-dependent oxidoreductase — translated: MTETNYDIIILGAGPAGLQAAIHSARKGLKVLILGKNDKSSLWWAHIENFCCTLEISGEQILKTGQQQAESFGALFFNEDVLKIVAPDLMSADGNVFTIQTETKVFKTKAIIICTGTTRNKLGVPGEKDLFGKGVSYCVECDGNFFRNEEVAVVGGESAAAGGALHLTHLASKVHLVSKTFNFAPELMERLKNENIIIHEGAEVEKITGTSGVDGLVLKDGNKLDVTGVFIELGAKGVMSLAAELGISLDDSMKFIETDKQQRTNVPGIFAAGDICGPPLQMAKAVGEGCVAGLSAAKFVRRT
- a CDS encoding HAD family acid phosphatase; translation: MILRLFCIMLILFSLAGCVSGKSRSAIKPGAMISLPQAKNDIIDYHESGEYYKDVNVLAKSIARRVKAAINGKVRYPAVVMSVEDVLLSTYNARRKQGFSDNSAARKDLYSHIILSRLPAIEPSVALFEFLLSRNVPVFIISHRGEAVRIPVMENLSKAGFSGWKSLYMMPPNYPADLNYNEEVRRGLQKLGFNIIATVGAVPDDVAGEFTGKAVLYPNYIYSSRK
- a CDS encoding YibE/F family protein, which translates into the protein MPSILKNREFILVAIFALLTTVLYFIPTDFDNRIADNAVRCRAEVVGVDDSEVQQFGMVKTGPQYVTLEVLEGEFAGQVLRGTNELLGQMDKDKIFKRGDEVLTVLSLDADGNVLFVNPQDHYRIGLEVAMLALFAFLLLAFGGWTGAKALFSFMFTALVLWKVLIPGLLKGADPVWLTLGVVTGLCAVIIFMVAGLNRKGVVAFLGSFLGVFTSCMLAIYFTGELHLHGAVMPFAETLLYSGFGHLDLTKIYVAAVFLACSGAVMDLAMDVAASMDEVVMANPDISTMEALASGIRVGRAVVGTMTTTLLLAYSGGFITLMMAFMAQGVPLINTFNFVYVSAEVLKTLVGSFGLVTVAPFTAIAGAFVFIRKSK
- a CDS encoding alkaline phosphatase; the encoded protein is MKVSIKVRKLVMLLVCVMLMAAVPAQAKVKKVRVYKGQPAKYIFLFIGDGMGFPQKGATEAFTGEQLMMNTFPAQGMTTTYAADRFITGSAAAATSLASGQKTNIGMLGMDPGQNHVKSIAEMAKASGKKVGIVSSVSIDHATPAAFYAHVPTRGQYYDIDIALAESGFDFFGGGGLKDPLNKKKNSRNFKGDALEVIKTAGYKVVTDKDEFLALKPADGKVISWNNWLQDSKALPYAMDMGPEDITLPEFTGKAIEMLDNPEGFFLMVEGGKIDWACHANDAAAFIHNTISFDDSVKKAVEFAKKHPKETLIVVTGDHECGGLTLGFAGTKYASHFNALKPQDVSFQKFSDEVVKLWKKEHKNGASFEFFQPTITHFFGLEFDGDAKKNPMVVKGYQLAMLKDAYARTMKGEKKFKDPELYNLYGGYDPLTVSITHVLNNNAGLGWTSFKHTGVPVATSAMGVGSDSFNGYYDNVDVAYKLMSIMGIAPKVYSKNSKVKVAVN